In Pseudomonadota bacterium, the genomic window AGTCGAGCGCCACATCGATCACGCCCGCACCTGCAGGCAGCGGGGAGGGGAGGCGAGAGAGCGCTCTCGCCATCTCGACCGCGGGCGGACTCCACGGTGCCCAGAAGATGACAAGCCTGGGGCGACCCTCGAGGCGCCCCAGGTCAAATGGAGCACCACCGGCGACCTCCGGCAAGCGCAACAGGGGCGCCTGCCCGCCTGCACGTGGCGGAGAGGTCGGCGCACCCTGTGCCTTCCAGACGGAACACACAACGATGCCGACAAGCAGCAGGGGGATGGCCGCTCCCCACCGGTTTCGGGAGGAGGCTGCGTCGCGGGTCAGGCTTCGAACACCTTGATGCTGTTCCCGCCACCGCTCGCCACCTGTGCGCAGGCTTCACGCGCGCGGTCGAGCACACCCTGGGCCTCTGCACCGTGCTCGGGACACGCGGCGATACCGATGCTCAAGGTGCTCGCGCCGTTCAGGTCAGGGAAGTTCAGATGGCTCACGGTGCGAGAGATCTGGTCGGCGAGATTCCTCGCGATGCGTGAAGGTGTGCGCGGCAGCATCACGGCCAGCCCATCACCGCAGTGCCCACCCAGGTCGGTGCCTTCTTTGAGGAAGTCGTTCACCAGGGAGGCGATCTCGGTGTGAATGGAGGCCAGCCGTTCGTCGCCGAGACGGCTGCTGATGTCGGCGCTCTGATCGAGCTTCAGGAAGACCACCGAACACGCATCGTTCATGGCCTGCGCACGTTCGATCTCGCGCGTCAGGGCGGTGACGAAGACGTCTTTGCCCACAAACCCCGAAGCGTCGCGGTCGCTGGGGTCGATGGCCAGCGAGGCCGGGGTGGATGCGGTCTGTG contains:
- a CDS encoding diguanylate cyclase, whose translation is RAGGGDDFRIRPSAPSTPAWLQAELEANPLPAPPPAPRSGLLGKSSGGGGKLLRRPGEGTDTTGAARPPEPTQTASTPASLAIDPSDRDASGFVGKDVFVTALTREIERAQAMNDACSVVFLKLDQSADISSRLGDERLASIHTEIASLVNDFLKEGTDLGGHCGDGLAVMLPRTPSRIARNLADQISRTVSHLNFPDLNGASTLSIGIAACPEHGAEAQGVLDRAREACAQVASGGGNSIKVFEA